Proteins encoded by one window of Nyctibius grandis isolate bNycGra1 chromosome 15, bNycGra1.pri, whole genome shotgun sequence:
- the LOC137670624 gene encoding LOW QUALITY PROTEIN: exocyst complex component 7-like (The sequence of the model RefSeq protein was modified relative to this genomic sequence to represent the inferred CDS: deleted 1 base in 1 codon), with amino-acid sequence MGTVSILSSFESRLMKLENSIIPVHKQTENLQRLQENVEKTLSCLDHVISYYHVAKDTEKIIKEGPTGRLEEYLNCMDKIQKAVEYFQDNNPDSPELNRVKSLFERGKESLESEFRSLMTRHTKPVPPILILDLISGDDEMETQEEMSLEHLPESVLHDIIRISGWLVENGRNQDFMTVYFQICSVQLDRSIKGLKDHFRKNSSPPSTGVPYSPAIQNKRKDTPTKKPLKRPVLIPGTIRKAQNLLKQYSQHGLDGKKGASNLIPMEGNHSSSYFTLDFLCVSALLFQVGLPLA; translated from the exons ATGGGGACG GTTTCTATCCTCTCCTCCTTTGAAAGTCGTTTGATGAAGCTGGAGAACTCGATCATCCCTGTCCATAAACAGACAGAGAACCTGCAGCGCTTGCAGGAGAACGTGGAGAAGACCCTGTCCTGCTTGGATCACGTCATCAGCTACTACCACGTGGCTAAGGACACAGAGAAGATCATAAAGGAAGG cccCACTGGGAGGCTGGAGGAATACTTGAATTGCATGGACAAAATCCAGAAGGCAGTGGAATACTTCCAGGACAACAATCCAGACAGCCCAGAGCTGAACCGTGTG AAATCCCTCTTTGAGAGGGGCAAGGAGTCCCTGGAATCAGAGTTCCGCAGCTTGATGACACGACACACCAAGCCAGTCCCACCCATCCTCATCCTGGACCTGATCAGCGGGGATGACGAAATGGAGACGCAGGAGGAGATGTCTctggagcacctgccggagagtGTCCTGCACGATATCATCCGCATTTCTGGCTGGCTGGTGGAAAATGGCAGGAATCAAG ACTTCATGACTGTTTACTTCCAAATCTGCTCTGTCCAGCTCGACCGCTCCATCAAGGGGCTGAAAGACCATTTCCGTAAGAACAGCTCT CCACCTTCCACGGGGGTGCCGTATTCCCCTGCCATTCAGAACAAAAGGAAGGACACCCCCACCAAAAAGCCACTCAAGAGACCGG TCCTCATCCCAG GCACGATCCGTAAGGCTCAGAACCTTCTGAAACAGTACTCTCAGCATGGTCTAGATGGGAAAAAGGGGGCCTCTAACCTCATTCCTATGGAAGGTAATCACAGCTCTAGCTACTTCACCCTTGACTTTCTCTGTGTATCAGCCTTGCTTTTCCAGGTGGGACTTCCATTAGCCTAG